The Rhodococcus sp. ABRD24 genome contains the following window.
ACTGCCCGAGCCCAATGCCATGGTGCTGGGCACCGTCGACGCCGACGGACATCCGTGCACCCGGACCGTGTTGTGCAAGGGGATGGACGCCGACGGTGTGTTGTTCTTCACGAACTATGAGTCCGACAAGGGACGCCAGCTGACGGCCACACCGTACGCATCGGTGACCTTCACCTGGATTCCGCTGGCCCGCCAGATCACCGTCCGCGGCCCCGTGGAAAGAACCAGCGAGAAAACGACGTCCGATTATTGGAACGGCCGTCCCCGTGGATCCCAGCTGGGGGCGTGGGCGTCTCGGCAATCCCGGCCGGTGGATTCGCGCGCCGACCTCGAGGCGGCGCTGGTGCAAGCCGGTGAGCGATTCGGCGTCGACACCGACATTCCGGTGCCGGCGCACTGGGGCGGATTCCGGATCCGACCCGAGTCGGTGGAGTTCTGGCAGGGCCGGCCCAACCGGATGCACAACCGGATCCGGACCCGGCTCGTCGACGGCGGCTGGACCGTCGAGCGTCTCCAGCCATGATGCGGGGGCTACTCGCCGACACCACACCGCTGCGCAACCCCGACTTCCGACGGCTGTGGACCAGCGGCATCGTCACCGTGGTCGGTGGCCAGCTCACGGTCGTCGCGGTGCCGGTGCAGATCTACGCGATCACCGGCAACTCCGCGTACGTGGGCCTTGCCGGATTGTTCGGTCTGGTCCCGCTCGTACTGTTCGGGTTGTGGGGCGGCGCACTGGCCGACGTCATGGATCGGCGAAAGCTGATCATCATCACCACGTACGGCTTGATCGGCACGTCGGTGCTGTTGTGGCTGCAGGC
Protein-coding sequences here:
- the pdxH gene encoding pyridoxamine 5'-phosphate oxidase, giving the protein MRVSYGEIGPERPIVEPDLEPSWLDQGWLPLARRWVEDAVEVALPEPNAMVLGTVDADGHPCTRTVLCKGMDADGVLFFTNYESDKGRQLTATPYASVTFTWIPLARQITVRGPVERTSEKTTSDYWNGRPRGSQLGAWASRQSRPVDSRADLEAALVQAGERFGVDTDIPVPAHWGGFRIRPESVEFWQGRPNRMHNRIRTRLVDGGWTVERLQP